From Enterococcus mediterraneensis, the proteins below share one genomic window:
- the glpK gene encoding glycerol kinase GlpK: MKESKFIMAIDQGTTSSRAIIFDKKGQHVGSSQKEFTQYFPQDGWVEHDANEIWNSVQSVIAGAFIESGIKPDQIEGIGITNQRETTIVWEKDTGRPIYHAVVWQSRQSAAIADQLKEDGYEEFFHTKTGLVIDAYFSATKIRWILDHVEGAQERAEKGELLFGTIDTWLVWKLTDGQAHVTDYSNASRTMLFNINELDWDDEILKLLNIPRAMLPKVASNSEVYGYTQGYHFYGSEVPISGMAGDQQAALFGQMAFEPGMVKNTYGTGSFIVMNTGEKPQISKNNLLTTIGYGINGKIYYALEGSIFVAGSSIQWLRDGLQMLEKSSDSEDAARRSTNDDEVYVVPAFVGLGAPYWDQKARGAMFGLTRGTTKEDIIKATLQSIAYQVRDIVDTMQDDTGIKIPVLKVDGGAANNEYLMQFQSDILNVPIQRAENLETTALGAAFLAGLAVGYWKDTDEIREFYEAGKMFEAKMEDEQREKLYNGWKKAVKATQMFE; the protein is encoded by the coding sequence ATGAAAGAAAGTAAGTTTATTATGGCCATCGATCAGGGGACGACCAGCTCGCGTGCGATTATCTTTGATAAAAAAGGACAGCACGTTGGCAGTTCTCAAAAAGAATTCACTCAGTATTTTCCGCAAGACGGGTGGGTGGAACATGATGCCAACGAAATTTGGAATTCCGTGCAATCAGTGATAGCCGGAGCGTTTATCGAATCAGGGATCAAACCTGATCAGATTGAAGGGATCGGGATCACCAACCAACGTGAAACAACCATCGTCTGGGAGAAAGATACTGGACGGCCAATTTATCATGCAGTGGTTTGGCAATCAAGACAATCGGCTGCGATCGCGGATCAATTGAAAGAAGACGGTTATGAAGAATTCTTTCATACCAAGACCGGTTTAGTGATCGATGCTTATTTTTCTGCCACGAAGATTCGTTGGATCTTGGATCATGTAGAAGGTGCACAAGAACGGGCAGAAAAAGGCGAATTGCTTTTCGGGACGATCGATACGTGGTTAGTTTGGAAATTGACAGACGGCCAAGCCCACGTGACAGATTATTCCAATGCCAGTCGGACGATGCTCTTTAATATCAACGAACTGGATTGGGACGACGAGATCTTGAAATTATTGAATATTCCTCGGGCGATGTTGCCGAAAGTCGCTTCAAACTCGGAAGTTTACGGCTACACTCAAGGCTATCATTTCTATGGCAGCGAAGTACCGATCTCTGGAATGGCAGGAGACCAGCAAGCAGCTTTATTCGGTCAAATGGCCTTTGAACCAGGTATGGTAAAAAATACGTATGGTACCGGTTCATTTATCGTCATGAATACAGGTGAAAAACCACAGATCTCTAAAAACAACCTATTGACCACCATTGGGTATGGAATCAACGGCAAAATCTATTACGCGTTGGAAGGCTCGATCTTTGTAGCCGGCTCTTCTATTCAATGGTTGCGAGACGGTTTGCAGATGTTGGAAAAATCCAGTGATTCTGAAGATGCGGCTCGCCGTTCTACAAATGATGATGAAGTTTACGTGGTACCGGCTTTCGTAGGTCTGGGTGCACCATATTGGGATCAAAAAGCAAGAGGTGCAATGTTTGGTCTGACACGCGGCACCACAAAAGAAGATATCATCAAAGCTACCTTGCAATCCATCGCTTATCAAGTAAGAGATATCGTTGATACGATGCAAGATGATACCGGTATTAAGATTCCTGTTTTGAAAGTTGATGGCGGTGCGGCAAACAATGAATACCTGATGCAATTCCAATCAGATATCTTGAATGTACCGATCCAACGAGCAGAGAATCTAGAAACGACCGCATTAGGCGCAGCCTTTTTAGCAGGCTTAGCAGTCGGCTATTGGAAAGATACTGATGAAATCAGAGAATTCTATGAAGCCGGCAAGATGTTTGAAGCGAAAATGGAAGACGAACAACGAGAAAAACTGTATAACGGCTGGAAAAAAGCGGTCAAAGCGACACAAATGTTTGAATAA
- the rnmV gene encoding ribonuclease M5 — MSKLKIEEIIVVEGKDDTRRIQEVVEADTIETIGSAINEDILEQIELAQETRGVIVFTDPDFSGEKIRKKIMEYVPDAKHAFLPRKQAAPQKRGSSLGVEHASDEAILQALAKVVTPVREDTPKISRQLLMEYGLIAGANAKTKREKLGDELRIGYTNSKQLEKRLAMFRITEEEFIAAMEKIELPLSESLHYDSVQKER, encoded by the coding sequence ATGAGCAAATTGAAGATTGAAGAAATCATCGTCGTTGAAGGCAAAGATGACACCCGCAGAATCCAAGAAGTTGTTGAGGCCGATACGATCGAAACGATCGGTTCAGCGATCAATGAAGATATCTTGGAACAAATCGAATTAGCGCAGGAAACAAGAGGTGTGATCGTTTTTACTGATCCCGATTTTTCAGGAGAAAAGATCCGAAAGAAAATCATGGAATATGTTCCTGACGCGAAACACGCCTTTCTGCCGCGAAAACAAGCGGCTCCCCAAAAAAGAGGCTCAAGCTTAGGGGTAGAACATGCGAGCGATGAAGCAATCCTGCAAGCATTAGCGAAAGTCGTAACACCGGTAAGAGAAGATACCCCGAAAATCAGTAGACAACTGCTGATGGAATATGGTTTAATAGCGGGAGCCAACGCCAAAACTAAGCGGGAAAAGCTGGGAGACGAATTGCGGATCGGCTACACCAACAGCAAGCAATTAGAAAAGCGCTTGGCGATGTTCCGCATTACAGAAGAAGAATTCATCGCAGCGATGGAAAAAATCGAGCTGCCGCTGTCCGAATCTCTTCACTATGACAGTGTTCAAAAAGAAAGGTAG
- the glpO gene encoding type 1 glycerol-3-phosphate oxidase, which produces MAFSKQTRQEMIQNLQKDLDLLIIGGGITGAGVAVQAAASGIKTGLIEMQDFAEGTSSRSTKLVHGGIRYLKTFDVEVVADTVGERAVVQQIAPHIPKPDPMLLPIYNDEGPTTFTMFSVKVAMDLYDQLAKVKGTKFENYTLTPEEVIAREPHIKKEGLQGAGVYLDFRNNDARLVIDNIKKAVADGASAVSKIKAVGFLYEGDKIVGVKARDLLTGETIEIKAKLVINTSGPWVDKVRNLNFKRAVVPKMRPTKGIHLVVDAKKLSVPQPTYFDTGKHDGRMVFAIPRENKTYFGTTDTDFQGDFTDPKVTQEDVDYLLEVINHRYPDAHITLDDIEASWAGLRPLLVGNAGSDYNGGDNGTISDESFKKVIETVSEYKENKVSREQVEDVLNHLETSRGEKELSPSQVSRGSSLVREEDGLITLSGGKITDYRKMAEGALKLIRQLLADEYQMTVKEIDSKTYSISGGDFDPTKVEETVEKNAQIGIEAGLTKEEAAYIADFYGTNSLKIFELAKTIEAYPGLSLAESARLRYGLEEEMVLTPADYLVRRTNHMLFERDSLDQIKQPVLDAIADYFDWSEEEKAKQASELEEVIAESDLKNLKEEAR; this is translated from the coding sequence ATGGCATTTTCAAAACAAACACGTCAAGAAATGATTCAAAATCTACAAAAGGATCTGGATCTATTGATCATCGGCGGCGGGATCACCGGCGCTGGGGTAGCAGTCCAAGCCGCAGCTTCAGGAATAAAAACCGGTTTGATCGAAATGCAGGATTTTGCTGAAGGAACATCTTCACGCTCTACGAAATTAGTCCATGGCGGGATCCGATATCTCAAAACCTTTGATGTCGAAGTAGTAGCGGATACTGTTGGCGAACGGGCAGTGGTTCAACAAATCGCTCCGCATATCCCTAAACCGGATCCGATGCTGCTGCCGATCTATAACGATGAAGGACCGACTACCTTTACGATGTTTTCCGTTAAGGTTGCCATGGATCTTTATGACCAACTGGCAAAAGTAAAAGGAACAAAATTCGAAAATTACACCCTGACGCCTGAAGAAGTTATCGCCCGCGAACCTCATATCAAAAAAGAAGGTTTGCAAGGAGCCGGTGTTTATCTGGATTTTCGCAATAACGATGCGAGACTGGTGATCGATAATATCAAAAAAGCAGTAGCAGACGGCGCCAGTGCTGTCAGCAAAATAAAAGCAGTCGGCTTCTTATACGAAGGGGATAAAATCGTTGGTGTAAAAGCCCGCGACTTATTGACTGGCGAAACCATCGAGATCAAAGCAAAATTAGTGATCAATACCAGCGGTCCATGGGTGGATAAAGTTCGTAATTTGAATTTCAAACGGGCTGTAGTTCCTAAAATGCGCCCTACAAAAGGGATCCATCTGGTAGTAGACGCGAAAAAATTATCTGTACCGCAACCAACATATTTTGATACTGGCAAACACGATGGCCGGATGGTCTTCGCAATCCCAAGAGAAAACAAAACGTACTTTGGCACAACGGATACAGATTTCCAAGGAGATTTTACTGATCCAAAAGTGACTCAAGAAGATGTCGATTACTTATTAGAAGTCATCAACCATCGTTATCCAGATGCCCACATCACATTAGATGACATTGAAGCCAGCTGGGCTGGTTTGCGTCCACTGTTGGTAGGAAACGCCGGTTCAGATTACAACGGCGGCGATAATGGGACGATCTCTGATGAAAGCTTCAAAAAAGTCATTGAAACAGTCAGTGAATACAAAGAAAACAAAGTATCTCGTGAACAAGTAGAAGATGTACTGAACCATTTGGAAACCAGTCGCGGAGAAAAAGAACTTTCTCCTTCACAAGTTTCCCGAGGAAGCTCATTGGTCCGTGAAGAAGACGGCTTGATCACACTTTCTGGCGGGAAAATCACCGACTATCGCAAGATGGCAGAAGGCGCATTGAAATTGATCCGTCAATTGCTAGCAGACGAATACCAAATGACAGTCAAGGAAATCGATTCTAAAACTTATTCGATTTCCGGTGGTGACTTTGACCCGACAAAAGTCGAAGAAACTGTGGAAAAAAATGCTCAGATCGGGATCGAAGCCGGACTGACAAAAGAAGAAGCTGCGTATATCGCGGACTTTTATGGAACCAATTCATTGAAGATATTCGAATTGGCGAAAACGATCGAAGCTTACCCAGGTTTATCATTGGCTGAATCTGCCCGTTTGCGTTATGGGTTAGAAGAAGAAATGGTTTTGACGCCTGCTGATTACCTTGTCCGCCGCACGAATCATATGTTGTTCGAACGAGACAGTCTGGATCAAATCAAACAGCCGGTACTTGATGCAATCGCTGATTATTTCGACTGGTCAGAAGAAGAAAAAGCGAAACAAGCGAGTGAATTGGAAGAAGTCATTGCAGAATCAGATTTAAAAAATTTAAAAGAGGAGGCACGATGA
- a CDS encoding MIP/aquaporin family protein, with translation MSGDMTQIAGEFIGTLILILLGDGVCAAVNLNKSKAQASGWIVIALGWAMAVTMGVYISGFMGPAHLNPAVTIAMAMTGAISGSLVVPFILAQMLGAIVGAVLVWLAYLPHWAATEDDGAILGTFATGPAIRNYTANLVTEAIGTFVLVLGLLAFTQNDFAAGTNVFAVGALILAIGLSLGGPTGYAINPARDLGPRIAHAILPIANKGGSDWAYSWVPVVGPIIGGIIAVGVYNLMV, from the coding sequence ATGAGCGGTGATATGACCCAGATTGCTGGGGAGTTTATTGGAACGTTGATTTTGATTTTATTAGGGGACGGTGTTTGTGCTGCTGTCAATCTAAATAAGAGTAAAGCACAAGCATCCGGTTGGATCGTGATCGCGCTTGGTTGGGCGATGGCCGTGACAATGGGGGTTTATATCTCTGGATTTATGGGACCCGCTCATTTGAATCCGGCAGTGACCATCGCGATGGCGATGACTGGGGCAATCAGCGGCAGTCTAGTGGTTCCATTTATTTTAGCTCAAATGCTGGGAGCCATCGTCGGTGCAGTCTTGGTATGGTTAGCGTATCTTCCTCATTGGGCAGCCACTGAAGATGATGGTGCGATCTTAGGAACATTTGCGACAGGTCCAGCGATTCGCAACTATACAGCCAATTTGGTCACTGAAGCAATCGGTACTTTTGTCTTGGTTTTAGGGTTATTAGCATTTACTCAAAACGATTTTGCGGCTGGCACAAACGTTTTTGCAGTCGGTGCATTGATCTTGGCTATTGGTCTTTCATTAGGAGGTCCTACCGGATATGCTATCAACCCTGCCCGTGACTTAGGTCCGCGGATCGCTCACGCCATTTTACCGATCGCTAATAAAGGCGGTTCTGATTGGGCATATTCTTGGGTACCAGTTGTAGGACCTATCATCGGCGGAATCATTGCTGTAGGTGTCTATAATTTGATGGTCTGA
- a CDS encoding C39 family peptidase: MKKNSLVLALIGGVLLFLMFMLVLAQPNLDENDQPPQDTSSSKAAKPEKKIQNVRMDVPLENQFDEPALGNGCEVTALSMLLRYYGYDTTKNQLAEKLDYVPVYVDNTYHGNPHDGFVGEIAGGDWAMGVAVEPIAKVAKQIAVDYQVEASTKRTFDEVLAVVSKKTPVWIKATVELEVPTDEDFMVWETTSGPVEVSPINHAVVITGIKGDTIYVNDPYGHKDREIAKEDLQKIYERMGSQSLYLKKKS, translated from the coding sequence CTGAAAAAAAATAGTTTGGTTTTAGCGCTGATAGGAGGCGTCTTGCTGTTTTTGATGTTTATGCTCGTATTAGCTCAGCCGAATTTAGATGAGAATGATCAGCCGCCACAAGATACCAGCTCTTCTAAAGCGGCAAAACCGGAGAAGAAGATACAAAATGTACGGATGGACGTTCCTTTAGAAAACCAATTTGATGAACCGGCATTAGGAAATGGGTGTGAAGTTACCGCGCTTTCGATGCTGTTGCGTTATTATGGTTATGATACGACCAAGAATCAATTGGCGGAAAAACTGGATTATGTACCGGTGTACGTTGATAATACATATCACGGCAATCCTCATGATGGTTTCGTTGGTGAGATAGCCGGCGGTGACTGGGCGATGGGCGTTGCCGTCGAACCTATCGCAAAAGTCGCGAAACAAATAGCCGTAGATTACCAAGTCGAGGCAAGTACCAAGCGAACATTTGATGAGGTATTGGCTGTCGTATCTAAAAAGACACCGGTATGGATCAAAGCAACGGTTGAATTGGAAGTGCCGACAGACGAAGACTTTATGGTGTGGGAAACTACTTCTGGACCAGTTGAGGTCAGTCCTATTAATCACGCGGTTGTCATTACTGGTATCAAAGGAGATACGATCTATGTCAACGATCCTTATGGTCATAAAGACCGGGAGATCGCAAAAGAAGATCTGCAAAAAATTTACGAAAGAATGGGCAGTCAATCCTTGTATTTGAAAAAGAAATCTTAG
- the rsmA gene encoding 16S rRNA (adenine(1518)-N(6)/adenine(1519)-N(6))-dimethyltransferase RsmA: protein MKDTRDIATPSKTKEILAKHGFTFKKSLGQNFLTEPNILRKIVETAEIDQDTNVIEVGPGIGALTEQLAQHAAEVLAFEIDDRLIPVLQDTLQDYSNIEIVHQDVLKADLKKTVAQHFKQERPLKVVANLPYYITTPIMMHFLESDLPVAEMVVMMQKEVADRISAKPGTKAYGSLSIAVQYFMEAKLAFIVPKTVFVPQPNVDSAILKLTRREVPAVTVSNEKEFFKLTRAAFQLRRKTLWNNLLHSYGKDEATRQWLNDSLKEAEIDPKRRGETLSLEEFARLSNAMENYRVAGE from the coding sequence GTGAAAGATACTCGAGATATTGCGACTCCTTCAAAAACCAAAGAGATTTTAGCCAAGCATGGCTTTACATTCAAAAAAAGTTTAGGACAAAACTTTTTGACTGAACCGAATATTTTACGAAAAATCGTGGAAACTGCTGAAATCGATCAAGACACCAATGTGATCGAGGTGGGACCGGGGATCGGTGCTTTGACAGAACAGTTGGCGCAGCACGCGGCCGAAGTATTAGCCTTTGAGATCGATGACCGCCTGATCCCGGTCTTGCAAGATACTTTGCAAGATTATTCCAATATTGAAATCGTCCATCAAGATGTCTTAAAGGCGGACTTGAAGAAAACCGTTGCGCAGCATTTTAAGCAAGAACGCCCGTTGAAAGTCGTAGCGAACTTGCCTTATTACATTACGACTCCGATCATGATGCACTTTTTAGAATCTGATCTGCCGGTAGCGGAAATGGTAGTCATGATGCAAAAAGAAGTCGCTGACCGGATCTCCGCAAAACCAGGGACCAAAGCGTATGGTTCATTGTCCATTGCGGTCCAATATTTTATGGAAGCAAAATTAGCCTTTATCGTACCGAAGACGGTCTTTGTTCCTCAACCGAATGTCGATTCGGCGATTTTGAAGCTGACTCGGCGTGAAGTTCCTGCTGTTACGGTTTCAAATGAAAAAGAATTTTTCAAATTGACCCGAGCGGCTTTTCAATTGCGCCGGAAAACATTATGGAACAATCTGCTCCACAGTTATGGCAAAGATGAAGCGACGCGTCAATGGCTGAATGACAGCTTGAAAGAAGCAGAAATCGATCCAAAACGCCGTGGAGAAACGCTGTCATTAGAGGAATTCGCCCGTTTAAGCAACGCGATGGAAAACTATCGGGTTGCGGGTGAATAA
- a CDS encoding TatD family hydrolase — MIFDSHTHLNAEQFNDDIPETIARAKELGVTEMAVVGFDTPTIEKSLQLSKTYDDIYSIIGWHPTEAGSYTKEIEEKLQQQLTLPKVVALGEIGLDYYWMEDPKEVQAKVFRRQIAIAKEMNLPISIHMRDAIEDTYQILKEEDVRDIGGIMHSYSGDWEWAQRFLDLGMHISFSGVVTFKKAADVQDVATHVPLDKLLVETDAPYLAPVPYRGKRNEPGYTRYVVEKIADLRQLPFETIAEQTRENAHRLFRIEQ; from the coding sequence ATGATTTTTGATTCTCATACTCATTTGAATGCAGAACAATTTAATGATGATATTCCTGAAACGATCGCCCGTGCCAAAGAACTAGGTGTAACAGAAATGGCGGTAGTTGGATTTGACACACCGACGATCGAAAAAAGTTTGCAGCTCAGCAAGACCTATGATGATATTTACAGTATCATTGGCTGGCATCCCACTGAAGCTGGCAGCTATACGAAAGAAATCGAAGAAAAATTACAACAACAGCTGACGTTACCAAAAGTGGTGGCGTTAGGGGAGATCGGACTGGATTATTATTGGATGGAAGATCCAAAAGAAGTCCAAGCTAAAGTTTTCCGTCGTCAGATCGCGATCGCCAAAGAAATGAATCTGCCTATCAGCATCCATATGCGAGACGCGATCGAAGATACTTATCAAATTTTAAAGGAAGAAGATGTCCGGGATATCGGCGGGATCATGCACAGTTACAGCGGTGACTGGGAATGGGCACAGCGCTTTTTGGATCTAGGGATGCATATTTCCTTCAGTGGTGTCGTGACCTTTAAAAAAGCTGCTGATGTTCAAGATGTTGCGACTCATGTACCGTTGGATAAATTATTAGTAGAAACAGACGCACCATATCTAGCACCGGTCCCTTATCGCGGCAAACGCAATGAGCCTGGCTATACCCGCTATGTCGTAGAAAAAATTGCCGACTTGCGGCAACTGCCGTTTGAAACGATCGCGGAACAAACGCGAGAAAACGCCCATCGGCTCTTTAGGATCGAACAATGA
- a CDS encoding FAD-dependent oxidoreductase: MRIVIVGASFAGIHTAFQIRRKDPQAEILLIEKDEVGFIPGSVSLLLQEKATSLTEVNWIDPKQLEENDIRLICGFCTGMTGEQEIKLADGQTITFDKLVVATGSGQSSRYLKEKPTQVYSIKSRKDADELLKALPQLQKIAIIGAGQVGLELAEGLVLKQKEVHLFESQPSILYRYLDEEMSLPIVETMQKRGVHLHLNTMITGITEEKNVILHQADGGAHEFDALILANSTRPDNHIWQDTLRLNDDDTIWVDEHLETSVKDVYAVGDAIQVSFKPTGEKMYVSLVNNAMRTAEIVAENILGNTTKDKGTLRTIGNQIFGYYIGSTGLTETEGIFYPGSFYTVVVEAPLTAIRPSVKLKAKLLFDQDTDQIIGAQLLSQGSVFDWLNGCSQAITGKLTRTQLSTQELFFHPEFRFPETIFTKLGEQL, encoded by the coding sequence ATGCGTATTGTTATTGTTGGAGCTTCATTTGCCGGGATCCATACGGCGTTTCAAATCAGAAGAAAAGATCCGCAGGCGGAGATTCTTCTAATTGAAAAAGACGAAGTGGGTTTCATACCAGGAAGTGTGAGTCTGCTGCTGCAAGAAAAAGCAACATCATTGACAGAAGTGAATTGGATCGACCCCAAACAATTAGAAGAAAACGATATCCGCTTGATCTGCGGCTTTTGTACCGGTATGACAGGAGAACAGGAAATAAAATTAGCCGACGGGCAAACGATCACTTTTGACAAGTTAGTGGTCGCTACCGGGTCGGGACAGTCTTCTCGTTATCTCAAAGAAAAACCCACACAGGTTTATTCTATCAAATCAAGAAAAGACGCGGATGAATTGCTGAAGGCTCTGCCCCAGTTGCAAAAAATCGCGATCATTGGTGCCGGTCAAGTAGGTCTTGAATTGGCAGAAGGATTAGTTTTAAAACAAAAAGAAGTTCATCTTTTTGAAAGCCAGCCGTCGATTTTATATCGTTATTTAGATGAAGAGATGAGTTTACCGATAGTTGAAACAATGCAAAAACGTGGAGTCCATTTACATCTGAATACGATGATCACTGGGATAACAGAAGAGAAAAATGTCATCTTACACCAGGCTGATGGAGGAGCACACGAGTTTGACGCATTGATTTTGGCTAACAGTACGCGACCGGATAATCATATCTGGCAAGATACTTTGCGTTTGAATGATGATGATACCATCTGGGTGGATGAGCATTTGGAGACATCGGTCAAAGATGTTTATGCAGTGGGTGATGCTATTCAAGTCAGCTTCAAACCAACTGGCGAAAAAATGTATGTCTCATTAGTCAACAATGCGATGAGAACAGCGGAGATCGTCGCGGAAAACATTTTAGGAAATACCACAAAAGATAAAGGGACCCTCCGAACCATCGGCAATCAGATTTTTGGGTATTATATCGGTAGTACTGGTCTGACAGAAACTGAAGGAATCTTTTATCCTGGAAGTTTCTACACAGTGGTTGTAGAAGCACCGCTGACTGCGATCCGTCCTTCTGTAAAACTAAAGGCCAAGTTGCTGTTTGATCAGGATACAGATCAGATCATCGGTGCGCAATTACTATCACAGGGCTCTGTGTTTGATTGGCTCAATGGCTGTTCGCAAGCAATCACTGGTAAGTTGACGAGAACACAGTTATCCACTCAGGAACTCTTTTTCCATCCAGAATTCCGATTCCCGGAAACGATCTTTACAAAGTTAGGCGAGCAATTATGA
- a CDS encoding helix-turn-helix domain-containing protein, whose protein sequence is MKIEQLLEKREQIQLEILKQLILNNGRLSITGLCNHVELARPSFNQYIGELNEQAKSLEKNLRVFIEGEELVLEMAADLNLFEIISTFLQESLKFQLLEFLLVHRKFSIVQLANQFATSESSIFRKIKELNTSLKEFDLQIKNGRFQGEELQVRYFYYQLYSFFADRQLPDYLKITTETEGFIRALERVIQTKVTKAGKKKIACWLGITKKRLLAEKTKYSRTKIIYMSFKDDPLYKKAAHLITFYFSRTSVETNQYEPLMFYSFLVSFSVLNEETFYHYDLTRSKKLPPALLDVYIRETMLLHYRPRRLSIEEEKSVGYQLALIDNKLYFYQGKIEFYDRQQLLEQQKKLLSPTLYILAKELQHIGLRQLGEVYAPENTLHDYLLINYMSILAMIDFYIAKTVSVGIDLRSLPVYRIPFQQFLLTELQGISGVHVEIYQEERPYDLIIRAANSADETDEKMYYLSEFETEYDVRELRKIIEKMKKEKN, encoded by the coding sequence ATGAAAATAGAACAATTACTTGAAAAACGTGAACAGATTCAGCTAGAGATTTTAAAGCAGTTAATACTGAACAATGGCCGCTTGTCTATTACTGGGTTGTGCAACCATGTAGAATTGGCGAGACCATCTTTCAATCAATATATCGGTGAGCTGAACGAGCAGGCAAAATCGTTAGAAAAAAATTTACGAGTGTTCATTGAAGGGGAAGAATTGGTACTGGAAATGGCGGCAGACCTTAACCTTTTCGAGATCATTAGTACTTTCTTGCAAGAAAGTCTGAAATTCCAATTATTGGAATTTTTGCTGGTCCATCGTAAGTTTTCCATCGTGCAGTTAGCGAATCAATTTGCTACCAGTGAATCTTCTATTTTTCGCAAGATCAAAGAATTGAATACTTCATTGAAAGAGTTTGATCTGCAAATCAAAAACGGTCGCTTTCAAGGAGAAGAACTGCAGGTACGTTACTTTTATTACCAGTTATACTCATTTTTCGCTGATCGGCAATTACCGGATTACTTGAAGATCACTACTGAAACAGAAGGCTTCATCAGAGCATTGGAACGAGTTATCCAAACGAAAGTCACAAAAGCAGGTAAGAAAAAGATCGCCTGCTGGTTGGGAATCACGAAAAAAAGGTTGTTAGCAGAAAAAACAAAATATTCTCGGACGAAAATAATCTATATGTCTTTCAAAGACGATCCGCTTTACAAAAAAGCGGCGCATTTGATCACTTTTTATTTCAGCCGTACATCAGTAGAGACGAATCAATATGAGCCGCTGATGTTTTACAGTTTCTTAGTTTCTTTTTCCGTTTTAAATGAAGAAACCTTCTATCACTATGATTTAACTCGCAGTAAAAAATTGCCGCCAGCCCTGCTGGATGTCTACATTCGTGAAACGATGCTGCTGCATTATCGCCCGCGCCGCTTGTCGATCGAAGAAGAAAAGTCTGTCGGTTATCAATTAGCGCTGATCGATAATAAACTGTACTTTTATCAGGGCAAAATCGAATTTTATGATCGTCAGCAACTATTGGAACAACAAAAGAAATTGTTGAGCCCAACGTTATATATCCTGGCAAAAGAATTGCAGCATATTGGTTTGCGGCAGTTGGGAGAAGTGTATGCTCCTGAAAATACCTTGCATGACTATTTGCTGATAAATTACATGAGTATCTTAGCAATGATCGATTTTTATATCGCAAAAACAGTATCTGTCGGTATTGATTTACGCAGTCTGCCAGTGTATCGGATTCCTTTTCAACAGTTTTTATTGACTGAGCTACAAGGAATCAGTGGTGTTCACGTAGAAATATACCAAGAAGAAAGGCCCTATGATCTGATCATCCGTGCGGCAAACAGCGCAGATGAAACGGATGAGAAGATGTATTATTTATCAGAATTCGAAACTGAGTATGATGTTCGAGAACTTAGAAAAATCATCGAAAAAATGAAAAAAGAAAAAAATTAA
- a CDS encoding folate family ECF transporter S component, whose product MLVMKRKVDARMIAIMGLLVAMMVVLTRFLGIETQFVRITFAFVPEVVMAMFFGPFWTAIGASLADLIGMALFPKGAFFIGFTINAFVGGLVYGYFFYKKEVTWLNSFLSTLTNTIVISLILTPIWLSIMYNVPLTSWAIWSVRLVKVVIMLPIQTTLLYIVGRAVPFKRMIKQFI is encoded by the coding sequence ATGCTAGTTATGAAAAGAAAAGTCGACGCACGTATGATCGCTATTATGGGGCTTTTGGTCGCAATGATGGTTGTTTTGACACGGTTTTTGGGTATTGAGACCCAATTTGTCAGAATCACTTTTGCATTCGTACCGGAAGTAGTAATGGCGATGTTTTTTGGTCCATTTTGGACAGCGATCGGTGCTTCATTAGCCGATCTGATAGGGATGGCGTTGTTTCCGAAGGGTGCGTTTTTCATTGGTTTCACGATCAATGCATTTGTAGGCGGTCTGGTTTACGGATATTTCTTTTATAAAAAGGAAGTCACTTGGCTTAATTCGTTTTTAAGCACATTGACCAATACTATCGTGATCAGTCTTATTTTGACACCGATTTGGTTGTCGATCATGTACAATGTACCATTGACCAGTTGGGCGATTTGGTCCGTTCGTTTGGTTAAAGTCGTGATCATGCTGCCGATCCAAACGACATTGCTTTATATCGTTGGGCGGGCAGTACCTTTCAAACGTATGATAAAACAATTTATTTAA